The genomic interval CCTGTACATCCGACAGGTCGGGCAAGGCGTCGATTGGCAGACTGCGCACCGAGACGAAGCCCCATGCCACCAGAAACAGCGTAGCGAGCAGCACCAGTACCCGGTTGCCTACCGACCAGCGGATCAGTTTGGCAATCATGGTTGGCCCTCCAACACTTTGATCTGCTCAACCACCATGCCCTCGTCGCGTTCGCGTATCCCAAAGCGAATCTGTGCACCGACCTTGAGGCCATCAAGGAGCGACTGATCAGCCACCGGGAAGGTCATGGTCATCCCAGGCATACCCAGGGTGAGGAAGGGACCATGGTCAACGGTGAGCTGGGCTCCGTCTATCTGCACGATACGGCCGTTCGCTTCATGTAAGGCGGGCCCCGCTTTTGGCTGAGCGTCTTGCGCCGTCGCCGCTTCGATGCCTTTCAAATTAGCTTCGGAGTCCAGTAGGAATTGCCCCGACGCTACGATGCGCTGACCTGCCTGAAGGCCCTGCAACACCGCAACTTGCCCCTTGCTCTCCTGACCCAACACGACTTCCACCGGTCGGAAGCGACCACCTTCTTCAGCCAGCATCACCAGATCCCGCTTGCCGGTACGTATGACCGCCTCGGCAGGCACCAAGAGGCTCTGCTCGGCAGACACGCCGGGATTGAGAGCCACTTGAGCGGTCATCCCAGGACGAAGCCGTCCATCCGGGTTGGGCAACTCGATACGCAGGCGCAACGTGCGGCTTTGCAAATCGGCATCAGCCAACAGCGCGGTCAACTTGCCCGGTACCGGATCGCCTGGGAAAGCTGGCAATTGCGCTTGCACAGGCTGGCCTTCGCGCAGGCCTTGAGCCTGGGCTTCTGGCACAGCGGCTTCCAGCCAGACGTTGGCCACTCCGTTGATCCTTGCCAAGGTAGTCCCCGGCGTCAGCGTCATGCCGGGTCGCAGATCGAGAACCTGGATGACACCGGCAGTGGGCGCGGAAAGTGTGACCGAGAGCTGTACCTTTCCAGTGCTCGCGACCCGGTTGATCAGGTAGACCGGCATGCCGGAGAGCAGGAGCCGCTGTCGTGCCGCCGCTGTCAGTTGAGCGTCGCCGGAATGCCGCAACGCCAGATATTCCTCCTGCAAACCAGCCCACTCCGGGGTCAGCACATCGGCTAGGGGAGCCCCTTTAGCAACTATATCCCCCGCCGCCCGGCCATATACGCGTTCGACGTAACCGCCAGTACGGGCCTGCAACACGCTGAAGTCGCGTTCGTCGAACGCCAGAACGCCGCTCACGCTCAGGGATCGTTCAAGCCTGCCAGCCATCACCGTTGCCAATCGCATCCCGAGATTTTGCTGGAGCCCAGCCGAGACCTGAACCGCAGGCTGCCCCTTGTCATCCGTCTCGCCTGAATACTTGGGCACGAGCGGCATGTCCATGAACGGCGACTTTCCGGGTGCCGGGAAATGCTGCTGGGGATACATCGGGTCGTACCAATACAGCGCTTTTTGCTCACCTACTGGCTGCGATGGGGTAACCGTGCCCCGTCCACCTAGCCAGAAGCCCGCGCCTGCTCCAATAGCAAGGGCAGCAGCCACAACCAACCCAATCGACCTATTCCTCATGCCCGCACCTCTCCATATACGAAATGCAGACGCGCTGCTGTTGCAGCCAACTGTCCTTGCAGATCCACATCCTGTAACAGCGCTTCCACGCGTTGCCGACGTGCCGACAGCACTTCACTCAACGGCGACTTACCGGCGCGGTAGTCCGCCAGAGCGAGGCGTACCCGGTCCTCGGCCAGAGGTAGAAGCGTCTCGCGACTGCGCCGCACCGCCCGCTGCAAACGTTGGTACTCGGCAAGGTCTGTTTCAAGCTGGGCTTGATGCTCGCGCAGGGCTGCATCCTGCTCATCCTCCAACTGACGAACTTGCGCGCGTCGTGCCGCAATCATCGGGTCTTGCCGGGAGCCGGTGAACAACGGCAGCTGGAAGCTGACTTGCAAGCTGACCATGTTGCTGAAGTCCGGGCCACGACGCTGATAATCCACCCCCCAAGACCAATCCGACTTCTTTTCTGCCTGGGCCTGGTGTACCTGGGCTTGCGCCTCGCGTGTCATGGCGTTGTAGGTATTGAGCTCCGGGTGGGCATGTACGGAGTGCAGGTATTCAGCTGCGTCTACAGGCCAGAGTGGGAACGTCGGCGCCCCTACTTCGGCGTCCTGCCCAATCCAGCGCTTCAGCGCGGATCGCGCTTGAGCTGCCTGACTCAATAAAACATCCTTCTGCTCGTCCAGCTGCGCCAATTCCTGTTTCGGAGCCAGCGTATCGGTCGTCGAGCCTGCGCCACCGGCCAGGCGCGCCCGCACCGTAGAAGCCAGCAGCTGGTTTTCTTTGTAGAAAGCGTCGAACTGTTCAAGTTTTCGCTGCACGGTGTACGCATTAACCCAAGCCTGCGCGGTTGCCGCTCGAATCTTCAGGCGCTCGAAGACCGCCTCAGCATCGGCTCGCTCGACCGTGGCCTGAGCTGTCTCTACGCGAGCTTTACGTTTGTCCCGGTTCGGTACGTCCTGGGACAGGCCAACCACCTGCATGGTCATGAAGTCTCTGTTCAAGCTCCAGCGATCAGCGCCTTCAATCGGCAGGTTTTGTACTCCAAGATTCAGGCGCGGATCGGGTAGTTCGCCCGCTGGAATGACCAAGTTGCGCGCAGCTGATGCCTGCTCTTGGCGGGCTTGTAGAGAGGGAGCGTTGCGTTCAGCCAGTTGCAGCGCTTCATCCAGCGGCAGCGTTGTCGCCTGTGCTGAGACAGCCGGCAGCAGTATGAAAAGGACGGCAGTGGGAGTTCGTCCCTGAAAACGTTGGGGAGTCATGAGAATGATTCCTCGAAAGATCAGCGCCCAGGCGCGTGCCATCGGCCCGCTGCTAGGCAGAACGATGGTGTGAAATTAAGAGGGAGTCAGACGCGGGGAGGACGCCATGGATCGGGGGGAGAACCTGTTGCTATGCCTACAGCGTAGGTATCGGCAGGTCGTGGCTTGGCATAGGTCAGTCCAGGCGTCAGGAAGCTGAGCTGCACTGTGCTGGCAGTTCTGCACTCCTGGCCTACCTTGCAGGATTTGGCATGGTCACCAGTCTTGCCCGGCTCTTGGTCCTGGCAGCAGTCATGGTCCATGCCCGCCATCATTTCCATGCCCATGGTCTGCATTGGGCAAGGTTCAGTCGCCGAATCGATGCCCGCCATCCCGTTAAGCGGAAGCGCCACGATAAGCATCAGGATGGTGAGCAGTCGAATGAAGCGTTTCATGATGGGCGAATATAGGTTACCGGGATGAATTCAGCATTAAGAGGCTTCACCAAACAACCGCTTGGAGGCTGGAAGGCTGATGTAAAAAGTTGTGAATCCCTCCGCTGAAGTACACCAAATTCGTCCGCTGTGAGCCTCGATGATGGAGCGTGTTATCGACAGGCCCAGGCCTGCATTGCTTGGTCCGCCTTCGCGTCTGGCTGGATCAGCCCGATAGAACCGGTCGAAGATCTTGCCAATGTGCTGAGGATCGATGGTTACTCCGCTGTTACGTATGGACAACGTCACGTTTTCACGTGTTTGCTCGATCTGCACTGATATCTCGTTGCCTTCCGGGGTGTAGCGCAACGCGTTCGATAAAAGGTTGGAAAGCGCTCGGTCAATCATCAAGAGATCGCCACGAACCTTGCCACGACCTTGGAGGGTCAGCTGGATGCCTTGATCCTCAGCCAGAAACTGGTAGTACTCGAACAGCTTGGATACGAGTTCGGAGAGCTCCACATCAATCTGCTCAGGCACGATCAGACCGTTATCCGCCTTCGCGAGGAAAAGCATGTCGTCGATCATGCGCGACATGCGCTTGAGGTCTTCAAGGTTCGAATAGAGGTTTTCCTCATAGGCATCCAGGTCACGCTTCTTGGTGAGCACCACTTCGGTATGGGTAAGTAGGTTGCTGACCGGCGTTCTCAACTCATGAGCGATATCGGCAGAGAAGTTGGACAACCGAACGAATGCATCCTCCAACCGTCCCAGCATCCCGTTGAAAGACAGGATGAGCTCCTGAAGCTCTAGCGGTACGGGCTCCAGCGGAATGCGCTCGCGGAGCGATCTTGCCGACATCCCGGTGGCCACTTTGGTGATTTGCCCGACAGGCCGAAGCCCACTCTTGGCAACGACCCAGCCCAAGCCTGCGCTCACAATCGCGCTGATCACCAAGCCGATGCCGAACCACCATTGCAGGGTGACAAAGAAATGCGCGTGAGTGGTGACATCGAGCATCAGCACGGCCGTCACCGGTTCCGTTTCGCCCGCGATGGTCATCTGGGCGGTGATACCGCGGAAGTTCTGCGATTCATCCTGCCACTCCCAGACCGCACCCTGGCGCGCCTGCTCGAACCGCTGAGGAATTTGGGAGGCTTTGGAGTCTGAAAAAAGGGTCGTTCCGTCAGCCTTGGTGATTTTCGCCGAAAGATCCTGATGTGCGCCGAGCAATGCCCGCAGCTGCTGCTCCTGATCGCCGAGCTCGCCTCGCGCTGCTGAAATGGACAGAATATGACGCGTTGACTCCAGCTTTTCGGAGAGCGCCTGCTCATCCAGCATCCGGAAATGGTGCTGGCTGAGCCCGTAGAAAGCCACGCCGGCAACGACCAAGACAGCAGTCACCGCGAACATGAACATCAGGGTCAGTCGCTTGACGAGCGATGATTGCGGGCGCATCACTCTGCCACATCCATCATGTAGCCCATGCCTCGGGCGGTATGGATGAGCTTTGGCGCGAAGTCGTCATCAATCTTGGCCCGCAGTCGGCGAATCGCGACCTCGATCACGTTGGTGTCACTGTCGAAGTTCATGTCCCAGACCTGAGAAGCGATCAGCGACTTGGGGAGCACCTCCCCGCGTCGGCGCATGAGCAGCTCCAAAAGGGCAAACTCCTTGGCAGTAAGGTCGATCCGCTTGCCGTTTCGCGTAGCCCGGCGCTTGAGCAGGTCAACCTCAAGGTCCGCCATCTTCATGGTGGTTTGAGCAGAACCACCGTTGCCTCTGCGCAGCAGTGTGCGGACCCGAGCCAACAGCTCAGAGAACGCAAAGGGCTTCACAAGGTAGTCATCAGCACCCAGCTCCAAGCCTTTAACGCGATCATCTACGCCATCACGGGCCGTGAGAAAGAGGACCGGCACGTCTTTCCCCGCTGCCCGGATCTTGCGCAGGACCTCCCAGCCATCGAGCCCCGGCATCATTACGTCCAAGATCAGCAAGTCATACGCTTCGCTCTGCGCCTGTTGCAGGGCGTCAGTGCCTGTCATCACCCGGTCTACAGTGAAGCCAGCCTCTGTTAGGCCTTGCTGGAGGTAGACACCGGTTTTCGGCTCATCTTCGGCTACGAGTAATTTCATCTGCTCTCATCCACGCGGAGTGCATCTCCAGTTTGCAGGAAAAAAGACGCCCAACCAGAAGCTGACGGAAAAGTAATGTCGCGATCAGTTTTCTGACAGCACCGCGAGGCTAATTTGACCCTGTACCTGACGCCATGAGGCGCAGAACCCACTGAGGATCTCCAGATGAACATGGTCAAAGCAATTGTGGTGGTCGTTACCTTCGGCATGGCAGGCATCGCCCTGGCAGAGGGCGGCGCGGACCGGACCTTTGCGCGGATGGAAGCGGCTCGCCAAAACTCCATGCAGGCCTATCAGGTTGCGCAGCAGGAGAAAGAGCAGCCGCCGGTCGCCGCACAGTCCAGCAAGCATGTCGGCCACGAGAGCTGCTGATCCGAGCTTACAGAAATGTAATCACTCCGGAATCTGAACTATGGCAGTTTCAGACTACGGCCTCTCATCAGCCTCGCGCAGTAGCGAAAGTCTACGAGACTGGTGAGAGCTCCAACGAACCCAAGGGCTGCGCCATCGAGCAGCCTGGATATCAGCGATCTACCTGACTGGACGCAACGGCATGCAAAGCAAAACCACGAGACGATCATTCGTCAAAGGCCTGGCCGCTACCGGACTTCTGGGTGGGCTCGGCATGTGGCGCGCGCCGGTCTGGGCTGTGACCAGCCCTGGCCAACCGAACGTGCTCAGCGGCAATGAATTCGACCTGTATATCGGTGAACTGCCCGTCAACATTACGGGGGCAGCTCGTACGGCCATGGCCATCAACGGCTCCGTGCCTGGGCCGATCCTGCGATGGCGCGAAGGCGACACCGTGACGCTGCGTGTACGCAACCGGTTGAAACAGGACACCTCCATTCACTGGCACGGCATAATCCTGCCCGCCAATATGGACGGTGTGCCGGGCTTGAGCTTTCACGGCATCGCTCCCGATGGCATGTACGAATACAAGTTCAAGGTCCACCAGAACGGCACTTACTGGTATCACAGCCACTCAGGCCTCCAAGAGCAGTCTGGGGTCTATGGCGCACTGGTGATCGATGCTAAGGATCCCGAGCCGTTTGTATATGACCGCGATTACGTCGTCATGCTCAGCGATTGGACGGATGAGGACCCGGCGCGGGTGCTCTCCAAACTCAAGAAGCAGTCCGACTATTACAACTTCCACAAGCGCACGGTCAGCGACTTCGTTGACGACGTGAGCGAGAAAGGCTGGTCGGCCGCTGTAGCGGATCGGAAGATGTGGGCTGAAATGAAGATGAGCCCCACCGACCTCGCAGATGTGAGCGGGTATACCTACACCTACCTCATGAACGGCCAAGCTCCGAACGGCAACTGGACGGGTATCTTCAAGCCCGGCGAGAAGATCCGCCTGCGATTCATCAACGGCTCGGCCATGACCTATTTCGATGTCCGGATTCCTGGGCTCAAGATGACGGTTGTGGCTGCCGACGGCCAGTACGTCAAACCCGTATCGGTCGATGAGTTCCGGATCGCCGTTGCTGAAACCTACGATGTCATCGTCGAGCCTGAAAACGAACAGGCCTATACGATTTTCGCGCAATCCATGGACCGTACCGGGTATTCCCGAGGCACCCTGGCAGTTCGCGAAGGCTTGCAAGCGCCCGTACCGGCGGTAGATCCACGCCCGATCATCGCCATGAGCGATATGGGCATGGACCACGGCAGCATGGGCGGAATGGATCATGGCAGCATGGCTGGCATGGACCAGGGCAGCATGGCCGGCATGGATCACAGCAAGATGGCTGGAATGGACCACGGCAGCATGGCCGGTATGGACCACAGCAAGATGACTGGGATGGGCAATGAAGGCATGGCCGGCATGAGCGGCGCAATGCAAAGCCATCCGGCTTCCGAGACCAACAACCCACTGGTCGATATGCAGACTATGTCGCCAACGCCAAAGCTGAACGATCCGGGAATTGGCCTACGCAACAACGGGCGTCGAGTGCTGACGTACGCCGATCTGCGGAGCACCTTCATCGATCCCGATGGTCGAGAGCCTGGACGGACAATCGAACTGCACCTTACCGGCCACATGGAGAAGTTCGCGTGGTCGTTCGACGGTATCAAATTCTCCGACGCTGAACCGCTGCGGTTGAAATATGGCGAGCGTCTTCGCATCACCTTGGTCAACGACACCATGATGACTCACCCCATCCACCTCCACGGTATGTGGAGTGATCTGGAGGACGAGAACGGCAACTTCATGGTTCGCAAGCACACCATCGACATGCCACCTGGCTCAAAACGAAGCTATCGCGTCACCGCAGATGCCTTGGGACGTTGGGCCTATCACTGTCACCTACTGTTCCACATGGAAATGGGCATGTTCCGAGAAGTACGTGTGGACGAATGAACTGGAGATTTGAGATGAGCAAACCAATGAAACGAAGCGCCTTTTTCCTTTCTGCTGCGATGGTAGGCATTCTGGCTGTTTATGCCCCGTCGTCGTGGTCCAGCGACAATCATGATCAGCATTCCCAGAAAACCACAGAGGCCGGCAAAGCCAAAGGCTCGCAGGACAAGCAGGGCCAGGGGATGAACCATGAAGGCATGGACCATGGTTCCATGGAAGGTATGGACCACGGCTCGATGAAGGGAATGGACCATGGCTCGATGGAAGGCATGGACCACGACAAAATGATGAAATCGCATGGCAGCGACAAAGCTAAGGCAGGGAAAGATGGCCAATAGCCTCGGGCGGCCTTCGCTGCTGGCTCTGACCGTTTCGATCAGCATGCTGGGCGTAACGCCCAGCTTCGCTGCTGAAGAAATGGATCACTCGGGCATGGATCATTCGAAAATGGGGCACGGCTCCATGCAAATGGATGCTGCTCCATCCGAATCGATGCCGGCGATGGATCACAGCAAGATGGGGATGGGCAAACAGCAGAAAAAGCCTGCCCCTGTTGATCACAGCCAGATGGGGCATGCTCAAAGCAAGAGTAAATCCAGCCCGGTGGACCACAACAAGATGGACCACAGCAAAATGAACCATGGAAACATGCAGGGCATGGATCACGGCTCTATGAAGGGCATGGACCATTCCCAGATGAACCATAGCTCAGCGACTTCTCCGACCACGACGAGCCGCACGCCGATTCCAGTGCTCACTGATGCGGATCGCGAGTCGGCCTTTCCGCCCCTGGGTGGCCACCAAGTGCACGACAGCGGAATCAACAGCTTCTTCCTGTTGGACCAGCTCGAATACCAGGACGCCGATGAGGGCAGCACCCTGGCCTGGGACGCATCAGGCTGGATAGGCGGCGACATTAATCGCCTCTGGGTTCGTTCGGAAGGCGAGCGCACCAATGGGGTAACCGAAGATGCTGAGCTGCAACTCCTGTACGGGCGCTCGGTCAGCCCTTGGTGGGATGTGGTCGCCGGGGTCCGCCAGGATTTCAAACCGGAATCCCCACAGACCTGGGCAGCCTTTGGTATTCAGGGCATGGCTCTGTATGACTTCGAGGCCGAAGCCACGGCGTTTATAGGCGAGAACGGTCAGACTGCTGCGCGTCTTGAGGGCGAATACGACATCCTGCTGACCAATCGCTTGATTTTGCAGCCCACGGCCGAGGTCAATTTCTATGGCAAGAACGATCCTGAGCGCGGCGTTGGCTCGGGCCTTGCCAATACCGAAGTCGGGCTGCGCCTACGGTATGAAATTGTCCGCCAGTTTGCTCCATACATAGGCGTTACCTGGAGCCGCTCCTACGGCAACACCGCTGACTTCATCCGAGACGAGGGTGGAGATGTTGATGAGGCACGCTTCGTTGCCGGTATCCGGATGTGGTTCTGAGAATTCCAACATGAAAAAAACAATTACAACGCTGCTTGGGGCCGGTGCTGTCGGAAGTGCTGCGGTATTGGGCACAGCCTATTTCGGTCTGGTGAATGTCGGCGCTGATGATCCTCACTTCCCGGCAGTCCATTCCTTTCTCGCCATGGCTCGTGATCGGTCTATTGAGGTTCGAGCGCGAGACATCGAAGTCCCTGATCTGAAGGAAGCCGCGTTGATCAAAGCGGGGGCGGGCAACTACAACGCCATGTGTATAGGCTGTCACCTTGCCCCTGGCGTTGGGAAGACTGAGCTAAGCCAAGCGCTATACCCGTCGCCACCCGACCTCACCAAGGTGGGTGTCGGAGGCGATCCAGCCGCCGCATTCTGGACAATCAAGCACGGTATCAAAGCCACGGGCATGCCCGCCTGGGGCAAGAGCATGGGCGATGAGTACATCTGGGGAATCGTCGCGTTCCTGGATCAACTGCCCCAGATGAATGCCGAGCAGTACAAGGCCTTGGTGGCCACGAGCGGCGGCCACCAGCACGGCGGCGGTGAAAGCGATATGCACAACCATGAGGGCCAGCACGGCGGGAGCGGTCGTGCCGAGCATGGTGATCACGATGAAGCGGCAGACGACGATCATGCCCAGGCAGCTCACGACCATGGAGCTGCACCCGCAGGCTCCGCTCAAGCGGCAGATCATCACGGTGACCACAATGCGGCCGAGGCCCATTCGGATGCCCACCCGACATCGTCGCCAAAGACGCATGTTCACAAAGACGGTAAGGAGCACACTCATGCCAACTAACCGGATATTCGTTCGGCTAGCCGCTATCGCTGGGCTTCTGGTGACCTCGGCGGCCTATGCTGCCGAGCCATTGTCCATCGACGTTCACCGAGACGCGAACTGCGGTTGCTGCAAGAAGTGGATCGCGCACCTGGAAGCCAATGGTTTCAAAGTGACCGACCATGTTGAGACGGACATGAGCGCAGTGAAACAGAAGCTGGGCGTAGCGCCACGGTTAGCGTCCTGCCACACAGCTGTGATCGACGGAAAGTTTGTTGAAGGTCACGTGCCAGCTGAGCAGATTCGAGAACTCAGGGGGCGGAACGATCTAGTCGGGATCGCCGTACCAGGAATGCCAGCTGGGTCCCCAGGCATGGAGGTTGATGGCGTAAGCCATGCCTACCAAGTCATTGGTTTAATCAAAAGCGGCGAGGACCAAGTAGTCGCCAACTATCCAGCCAAATAACGCACCTACCAGGAGGACGGCGGTAGGCTGACTGCCGTCCCTTATTCCCCCGCTAGAAAGCTTCATCAGCTCAACAGGACGACAGAGAGGGGCTACAAAGGGTAGCTAGTCAGATTCACGGCGCTCGCGGACTGGCTTGAGTACGATATCGCCGTTGATGAGCTCGATGGAGAGTCTGTCGCCCGTCGTGACCCCGAGCTCGCGCAAAATGTCATCGGGTAATTCCACAATCACATCGCCGGAGCCGTCGCCGGGATCTAGGCACTTTACCGTGGTGCGCGCTGATTGAGTCATTGGACTCTCCTGCCTGAGCTACCAGTCCTCATCGTACTCCACCAGTCATGAAAGCCGGTAACCAGGCGATCTATTGCCGGAATTGACGCTTCAACCCGGCGTTTTATCAGAGTAAGTCCTGTCCACTCGCTCAGTGCTCAGTTCTGGCCCCGGCAACCGACTCCAGCGGTCCGGTATTCAAGGATTTTCACGTCTCCGTTGGAATCCTCGTAATTCATCTGTGCCGGCATCACGTCACAGCTCGCCTTGGTCGACGTCATGCTGATCACCTTCGCCACGTCGAGCCGCATCCCGTAGCGATAGTGGATCACCTCCGGTGGGTTCTTTCCCTTGGCAGCGGCATAAGCTCGCATAGCTTGCTCATTGGCCTGAATCATCTTTCCATGCAGACGGTCGGATCCTCCTTCGGCGAGTACGGCTGACGAAGCCACTAGGGCCAGGATAGCGGTGATACTTTTGATGACTTTCATTTCAATCACTCCAATAAACGTGACTGAAGATTAGGGGTTGATCGCTGTCAATTGAGTGATACGGGAATTACAAGGTTGTAAGTCCCGCATGTAAAAAGAGGTAGCGTTGCCTCCTCGCCGCATACCAACCTCGCCCTCAGGCAAGCTACTGGTAGACACCCAAGCGTATACGCTCAAGATAGTCCGCTACGACGCTGAACCCGAGCGACGTGTCGAGCATCTCGAAGGGTACAAACCCCAACAAACGGCCGCACGGCCGACAAAGCCACTGCTCCGCGAGCATCTGAGAGCCAAATACCTTCGATGCAAGCTCCAGTCCTTTCGCATACTGGAACGCCACCGCGCTCTGCTGGGCATCCAGACGATGGGCCTGAGCGGGATGGCTCAGACGGTGAATGCTTCTGGTCGATCTTCCTGTGATTCGCCCGACGAGGTTACGAGCCTTGAACAGGCTCGATGACTCGACCATGCACTTCACGTCGCTGAAAAAGAATCCTGTTTGGACTAGACTCAGGAGCTCCAGCTGGCTCAACCCGTCGGGGTGGGTATGAACCAGGTGGAACGTTGGTGGAAAGGCCTGCGATTCAACAGGTGGGCGAGTGCTTGTAGGATTCACTGCATCGACCTCCTCTTGTGCGTTGGCTGCCAGACTAGCCATTTTGATTCC from Pseudomonas fortuita carries:
- a CDS encoding antitoxin Xre/MbcA/ParS toxin-binding domain-containing protein, with amino-acid sequence MASLAANAQEEVDAVNPTSTRPPVESQAFPPTFHLVHTHPDGLSQLELLSLVQTGFFFSDVKCMVESSSLFKARNLVGRITGRSTRSIHRLSHPAQAHRLDAQQSAVAFQYAKGLELASKVFGSQMLAEQWLCRPCGRLLGFVPFEMLDTSLGFSVVADYLERIRLGVYQ